A region from the Natronomonas salsuginis genome encodes:
- a CDS encoding peptidylprolyl isomerase: MSDQRSVSDPDNPTAAIRTTHGEITVELFEGRAPRTVENFIGLATGADDYDGTEIAPGTGAWEDPESGEKRIDPLYDGVPFHRIIDDFMIQGGDPTGTGRGGPGYQFDDEFHDELTHDSAGILSMANSGPNTNGSQFFITLGAQPHLDGRHAVFGQVVDGMDVVEEIGSLPTGRNDAPREDVEIETVSVDQ; encoded by the coding sequence ATGAGCGATCAGAGATCGGTTTCCGACCCCGACAATCCGACCGCAGCGATTCGAACGACCCACGGCGAGATCACCGTCGAACTGTTCGAGGGACGAGCGCCGCGTACGGTCGAGAACTTCATCGGCCTCGCGACGGGTGCCGACGACTACGACGGCACCGAGATCGCACCCGGAACCGGCGCGTGGGAAGACCCGGAATCCGGCGAAAAGCGGATCGATCCGCTCTACGACGGCGTTCCGTTCCACCGGATCATCGATGACTTCATGATCCAAGGCGGGGATCCGACGGGGACGGGCCGCGGCGGTCCGGGCTACCAGTTCGACGACGAGTTCCACGACGAGTTGACCCACGACAGCGCGGGGATCCTCTCGATGGCGAACTCCGGGCCGAACACGAACGGCAGCCAGTTCTTCATCACGCTCGGTGCCCAACCGCACCTCGACGGCCGACACGCCGTCTTCGGCCAGGTCGTCGACGGGATGGACGTCGTCGAAGAGATCGGCTCGCTCCCGACCGGCCGCAACGATGCGCCGCGAGAAGACGTCGAGATCGAAACGGTAAGCGTCGATCAGTAA
- a CDS encoding MFS transporter → MTSRRQWITLGLATFTRFSGAILMGTVLAVIVEARASAFAAGLVGTAYYAGLMLFSPFWGAFADITGRRRLVLIVTGIGGLLAVLPLLVADSVPVAIGSRGVYAAFLAGFAPVALTIASHHGGTAGRGRSIGLFNSARSGGFAFGYVVSGALLEYVTPVDIYWAIAAITAVSTVALVAVSDPTPTPARDVSVGELIAETRRRLFPAPSDRGHLHRNGLAWLYVAVTLRNVAVLGIMAIIAPYLISVVGVAEFTMGVLLAFNHGSQTGFMYALGIVSDRTGRKPLVVVGMAGSAVFALLAAGLTLVPPGSLRLVFGAGTFVVLGASFSAMTIGGLAFISDVSPEGRESELMGIRETARGIGGVAGPAAVGAVATLSSYEAAFAAASLLAVVATVVVARGLRETYDGETGRVVVDP, encoded by the coding sequence ATGACGAGTCGTCGGCAGTGGATCACGCTCGGATTGGCGACGTTCACCCGGTTTTCGGGGGCGATCCTCATGGGAACGGTACTGGCGGTCATCGTCGAGGCACGAGCGTCCGCCTTCGCGGCCGGGCTCGTCGGGACGGCGTACTACGCCGGATTGATGCTCTTCTCGCCCTTTTGGGGCGCGTTCGCTGACATCACCGGTCGCAGACGACTCGTGTTGATCGTCACCGGAATCGGCGGGCTGTTGGCCGTCCTTCCGCTCCTCGTTGCCGATAGCGTCCCCGTCGCAATCGGCTCCCGGGGCGTGTACGCCGCCTTCCTCGCCGGGTTCGCACCCGTCGCACTCACCATCGCGAGCCACCACGGCGGGACCGCCGGTCGGGGGCGATCGATCGGACTGTTCAACAGCGCCAGATCGGGCGGTTTCGCGTTCGGGTACGTCGTTTCGGGGGCGCTCTTGGAGTACGTCACGCCGGTCGACATCTACTGGGCGATCGCGGCGATCACCGCGGTATCGACGGTCGCGCTGGTCGCCGTTTCGGATCCGACGCCGACGCCGGCCCGCGACGTTTCCGTCGGCGAACTGATCGCCGAGACGCGCCGCCGCCTGTTTCCAGCCCCGTCTGACCGGGGGCATCTGCACCGAAACGGGCTCGCATGGCTCTATGTTGCCGTCACGCTGCGGAACGTCGCCGTGCTCGGGATCATGGCGATCATCGCGCCGTATCTCATCAGCGTCGTCGGCGTCGCGGAGTTCACGATGGGCGTGTTGCTCGCGTTCAACCACGGCTCGCAGACCGGATTCATGTACGCGCTGGGAATCGTTTCCGACCGAACGGGACGGAAACCGCTCGTCGTCGTCGGGATGGCCGGGAGCGCCGTCTTCGCGCTGCTGGCGGCCGGGTTGACGCTCGTTCCCCCCGGTTCGCTCCGGCTCGTCTTCGGGGCGGGGACGTTCGTGGTACTGGGTGCGTCGTTCTCGGCGATGACCATCGGCGGACTGGCGTTCATAAGCGATGTCTCTCCGGAGGGCCGCGAGTCGGAACTCATGGGGATCCGCGAGACCGCGAGGGGGATCGGCGGTGTCGCCGGGCCCGCCGCGGTCGGCGCGGTCGCGACGCTCTCGAGCTACGAAGCCGCGTTCGCCGCGGCGAGTCTCCTCGCTGTCGTCGCCACCGTCGTCGTCGCACGGGGGCTGCGCGAGACGTACGACGGGGAAACTGGAAGGGTCGTCGTCGACCCCTGA
- a CDS encoding winged helix-turn-helix domain-containing protein — MVRDPLAKDDGPDIDVVLEALYDEDCRTILSELTDPRTASTLLERCEIPRSTLYRKLDLLVEATLVQEGTEIREEGSHANRYTPDFEEVIVSRNEAGAIEIEIERPARRADERLAEMWSKVRKEL; from the coding sequence ATGGTCCGGGATCCGTTGGCCAAAGACGACGGCCCAGACATCGACGTCGTGTTGGAGGCGTTGTACGACGAGGACTGTCGAACTATTCTCTCGGAACTGACGGACCCACGGACGGCGAGCACGCTCCTCGAACGGTGCGAAATCCCGCGATCGACGCTGTACCGAAAGCTCGATCTGCTTGTCGAAGCCACGCTCGTACAGGAGGGAACGGAGATCCGCGAGGAGGGTAGCCACGCCAACCGATACACCCCCGACTTTGAGGAGGTCATCGTGTCTCGAAACGAGGCGGGAGCGATCGAAATCGAAATCGAGCGACCGGCTCGGCGGGCCGACGAACGGCTCGCCGAGATGTGGTCCAAAGTGCGAAAGGAGTTATAG
- a CDS encoding VOC family protein, whose amino-acid sequence MVILHTCLNVTDVEQSVEWYVENLGFEESWGFETEDGETVNRYVADENGMEIQLSETAGETPAEDGDLWDHLAVKVDDVDTAFADIDNHGVRQEPTDQPIADARTAFIEDPDGHVVELVESLDE is encoded by the coding sequence ATGGTGATCCTACACACCTGTCTGAACGTGACCGACGTCGAACAGTCCGTCGAGTGGTACGTCGAAAACCTCGGATTCGAGGAGTCGTGGGGCTTCGAAACCGAAGACGGCGAGACCGTCAACCGGTACGTCGCCGACGAGAACGGGATGGAGATTCAGCTGTCGGAGACGGCGGGGGAGACCCCCGCCGAAGACGGCGATCTCTGGGACCACCTCGCGGTGAAGGTCGACGACGTCGATACCGCCTTCGCGGATATCGACAACCACGGCGTCCGACAGGAGCCGACGGATCAACCCATCGCAGATGCCCGAACGGCCTTCATCGAGGATCCCGACGGACACGTCGTCGAGCTGGTCGAATCGCTCGACGAGTAG
- a CDS encoding DUF7521 family protein: MAHTTTGIGVQLAIAVVKTLILIVGGLVTYLAFSAYRRTYDRSLAFLAVGFALIVVGVLLAGFTFELLNIALGVGVLVESLFVLFGLGIIAYSLRVR; the protein is encoded by the coding sequence ATGGCACACACGACAACAGGAATCGGAGTTCAGCTCGCGATTGCGGTGGTAAAGACGCTCATTCTCATCGTCGGGGGTCTTGTCACCTATCTCGCGTTCAGCGCGTATCGGCGCACGTACGATCGGTCGCTCGCGTTTCTCGCAGTCGGCTTCGCGTTGATCGTCGTTGGGGTCTTGCTCGCCGGCTTCACGTTCGAGTTGCTGAACATCGCACTCGGCGTCGGGGTTCTCGTGGAGAGTCTGTTCGTGCTCTTCGGATTGGGGATTATCGCCTACTCGCTCCGCGTTCGGTGA
- a CDS encoding universal stress protein produces MHALIATDSVHTTAAACDYLEPRLGSSDTVTFVSVSGPDARDAADALNVANARLLGYANVETKRIHAGGDPTPAIVSAIDDYTPDIVLIGPHAGDPGAGPSLGRTTQQLVESVDIPTVVVPLSG; encoded by the coding sequence ATGCACGCGCTGATCGCCACCGATTCAGTCCACACGACCGCAGCCGCCTGTGACTATCTCGAGCCCCGACTCGGTTCGTCGGATACGGTCACCTTCGTCTCGGTTTCGGGCCCCGACGCCCGCGACGCCGCCGACGCACTGAACGTCGCGAACGCTCGGCTGCTCGGGTACGCGAACGTCGAAACGAAGCGAATCCACGCCGGCGGCGATCCGACACCGGCGATCGTCTCGGCGATCGACGACTACACGCCGGATATCGTCCTCATCGGACCACACGCCGGCGATCCCGGCGCTGGCCCATCGCTCGGACGCACGACTCAACAGCTGGTCGAGTCGGTCGATATCCCCACCGTCGTCGTTCCGCTGTCAGGCTGA
- a CDS encoding anthranilate phosphoribosyltransferase, producing MAHATERYGDWPLKRLMTDVVGSGHKSADDMTREQASEAFRRILDGEPDPTTLGAFWLANRWKRNTPEELGAYVDVMADGIDIAEPACDPVDCGANYDGKGRTALLGVASGLVAAAAGTPVVVHSGDRVPTQKQDAYKHVLDELGIRTELSPDESAEMTDEVGFGFYYQPEFAPEIDALFDRRDQMGVRTFVNTIETLANPASASVHLGSFYHLPYAKRIIDTFGASETADIERIVMFQGLEGYDDIRPGSTKVAVWDCGSEIDDFDIETPDYGMDFESDDLGVDDVAVDSAAITEEVLRGDRGDQFTDAVAVNAALRIYAAEDVVDIAEGLDVANETIESGEPADRLDELRAF from the coding sequence ATGGCACACGCGACCGAGCGATACGGGGACTGGCCGCTGAAACGATTGATGACCGACGTCGTCGGTTCGGGGCACAAATCCGCCGACGACATGACTCGCGAACAGGCGTCCGAGGCGTTTCGCCGCATTCTCGACGGGGAACCGGACCCGACGACGCTCGGCGCGTTCTGGCTCGCGAACCGTTGGAAGCGGAACACGCCAGAGGAGCTTGGCGCGTACGTCGACGTGATGGCCGACGGGATCGACATCGCCGAGCCGGCGTGTGATCCCGTCGACTGCGGGGCGAACTACGACGGAAAGGGCCGAACCGCGCTGCTCGGCGTCGCCTCGGGGCTCGTCGCCGCGGCGGCCGGGACCCCAGTTGTCGTTCACTCCGGTGACCGAGTACCGACGCAAAAGCAGGACGCCTACAAGCACGTCCTCGATGAACTCGGCATCAGGACCGAACTGTCGCCAGACGAATCGGCCGAGATGACCGACGAGGTCGGATTCGGTTTCTACTACCAGCCGGAGTTCGCCCCCGAGATCGACGCGCTGTTCGATCGGCGCGATCAGATGGGCGTCCGGACGTTCGTCAACACGATCGAAACGCTCGCGAACCCCGCTTCGGCGTCCGTCCACCTCGGCTCATTTTATCATCTCCCGTACGCGAAGCGAATCATCGACACGTTCGGCGCGTCGGAGACCGCCGACATCGAACGGATCGTCATGTTCCAAGGACTGGAGGGATACGACGACATCCGCCCCGGATCCACCAAAGTCGCCGTTTGGGATTGCGGCTCGGAGATCGATGACTTCGACATCGAGACTCCCGACTACGGCATGGACTTCGAAAGCGACGACCTCGGCGTCGACGACGTCGCAGTCGACTCCGCCGCGATCACCGAGGAGGTCCTTCGTGGCGATCGAGGAGACCAGTTCACGGATGCCGTCGCCGTCAACGCCGCGCTACGGATCTACGCCGCCGAGGACGTCGTCGACATCGCCGAGGGACTCGACGTGGCAAACGAGACGATCGAGTCGGGCGAACCAGCCGACCGCCTCGACGAACTTCGAGCGTTCTAG
- a CDS encoding CDC48 family AAA ATPase — protein sequence MNEVQLEVAKAYPNDSGRGIARLDPDTLLHLKLSPGDIIEIEGADTTAAKVWRADRQDWNTDTVRIDGFTRQNADIGIGERVTIRKAEATKAERLVLAPPEEASVQFGSDAAGMVKRQILKRPVVERDIVPVMSSTNHPFMRSPGQAIPLIAVETDPEGVCLITEDTEVELREEPIAGFEKTGGGITYEDIGGLQSEIQRVREMVELPMKHPQIFKKLGIEPPQGVLLHGPPGTGKTLLAKAVANETSASFFSIAGPEIISKYYGESEQQLREIFEDATDESPSIVFIDELDSIAPKREDVTGEVERRVVAQLLTMMDGLESRGQVIVIAATNRVDSVDPALRRPGRFDREIEIGVPDETGRKEILQIHTRGMPLSDDVSLDHMADETHGFVGADIESLTKEAAMKALRRYLPEIDLDEEDIPPSLIDRMIIKRRDFRGALNEVDPSAMREVLVELPKISWDDVGGLEDAKGQVKESVEWPMNAPEKFERMGISPPAGVLLYGPPGTGKTLMAKAVANETNANFISVRGPQLLSKWVGESEKAIRQTFRKARQVSPTVIFFDELDSLAPGRGTDTGSNVSERVVNQLLTELDGLEEMDDVMVIGATNRPDMIDPALIRSGRFDRLVMIGEPDTEGREQILRIHTGDTPLAPDVSLRELAEITGGYVGSDLESIAREAAIEALREDDDADEVEMRHFRQALESVRPTITDDIREYYEQVEDQFRGGSPDGRQQRGGRIGFQ from the coding sequence ATGAACGAGGTTCAACTCGAGGTCGCAAAGGCGTACCCCAACGACTCCGGACGGGGGATCGCACGCCTCGATCCGGACACCCTGCTCCATCTCAAGCTGTCGCCGGGCGACATAATCGAGATCGAAGGGGCCGACACGACGGCGGCGAAGGTCTGGCGGGCCGACCGACAGGACTGGAACACTGACACGGTCCGGATCGACGGATTCACCAGACAGAACGCCGACATCGGGATCGGCGAACGGGTGACGATCCGGAAGGCAGAGGCGACGAAGGCCGAGCGGCTCGTGCTCGCGCCACCGGAGGAAGCGTCGGTCCAGTTCGGGTCGGACGCAGCAGGCATGGTCAAACGGCAGATACTCAAACGGCCGGTCGTCGAGCGCGACATCGTTCCCGTGATGAGCTCGACGAACCACCCGTTCATGCGTTCGCCGGGGCAGGCGATCCCGCTTATCGCCGTCGAAACCGATCCGGAGGGCGTCTGTCTCATCACGGAGGATACGGAAGTCGAACTCCGCGAGGAACCGATCGCCGGGTTCGAAAAGACCGGCGGCGGAATTACCTACGAGGACATCGGCGGCCTGCAAAGCGAGATCCAGCGGGTCCGCGAGATGGTCGAGCTGCCGATGAAACACCCGCAGATCTTCAAGAAACTCGGCATCGAGCCGCCGCAGGGCGTCCTGCTGCACGGCCCGCCAGGCACCGGGAAGACCCTGCTCGCGAAAGCGGTCGCCAACGAGACGTCGGCGAGTTTCTTCTCCATCGCGGGCCCCGAGATCATCTCGAAGTACTACGGCGAGTCCGAACAACAGCTCCGCGAGATCTTCGAGGACGCCACCGACGAGTCGCCCTCGATCGTCTTCATCGACGAACTCGACTCGATCGCGCCCAAGCGCGAGGACGTGACGGGCGAAGTCGAGCGGCGCGTCGTCGCCCAGCTGTTGACGATGATGGACGGGCTCGAATCACGCGGGCAGGTCATCGTCATCGCGGCGACGAACCGGGTCGATTCGGTTGATCCAGCGCTTCGCCGCCCCGGTCGGTTCGACCGGGAGATCGAGATCGGCGTCCCCGACGAGACGGGACGCAAGGAAATCCTCCAGATTCACACGCGGGGGATGCCGCTCTCGGACGACGTCTCGCTTGACCACATGGCCGACGAGACGCACGGGTTCGTCGGCGCGGACATCGAGAGCCTGACGAAGGAGGCGGCGATGAAGGCGCTTCGGCGGTACCTCCCCGAGATCGATCTCGACGAGGAGGACATCCCGCCGAGCCTCATCGATCGGATGATCATCAAGCGCCGCGACTTCCGCGGCGCGTTGAACGAGGTCGACCCCTCGGCGATGCGGGAGGTCCTCGTCGAGCTCCCGAAGATCTCGTGGGACGACGTCGGCGGACTTGAAGACGCGAAGGGGCAGGTCAAAGAGTCCGTCGAGTGGCCGATGAACGCCCCCGAGAAGTTCGAACGGATGGGGATCAGCCCGCCTGCTGGCGTCCTGCTGTACGGCCCGCCCGGAACCGGAAAGACGCTGATGGCGAAGGCCGTCGCCAACGAGACCAACGCCAACTTCATATCGGTCCGCGGTCCACAGCTGCTCTCGAAGTGGGTCGGCGAGAGCGAGAAGGCGATCAGACAGACGTTCCGAAAGGCCAGGCAGGTCTCTCCGACGGTGATCTTCTTCGACGAGCTCGACTCGTTGGCTCCCGGACGCGGAACCGACACCGGTTCGAACGTCTCCGAACGGGTCGTCAATCAGCTGTTGACCGAACTCGACGGCCTCGAAGAGATGGACGACGTGATGGTTATCGGCGCGACGAACCGCCCCGACATGATCGATCCGGCGCTCATCCGATCGGGCCGCTTCGATCGGCTGGTCATGATCGGCGAGCCCGACACCGAGGGGCGCGAGCAGATTCTCCGGATTCACACGGGTGACACGCCGTTAGCGCCCGACGTGAGTCTCCGCGAACTCGCCGAGATCACCGGCGGGTACGTCGGTTCGGACCTCGAATCGATCGCCAGAGAGGCCGCCATCGAGGCGCTCAGAGAGGACGACGACGCCGACGAGGTCGAGATGCGTCACTTCCGACAGGCGCTCGAGTCGGTCCGGCCCACGATCACGGACGATATCCGCGAGTACTACGAGCAGGTCGAAGACCAGTTCCGCGGCGGCAGCCCGGACGGTCGACAACAGCGCGGCGGGCGGATCGGCTTCCAGTAA
- a CDS encoding GNAT family N-acetyltransferase: MDAFTLCIAEPSDGKAIASVYRPYVETTATTFEETPPAPEAVASDIRTRLETHPWFVAEHDDDVLGYAYAAPLRKRDAYRWTVELSIYLDRERRGRGFGSALYAALLETLDRQGFKSAYGVVTLPNPESVGFHESFGFERVGVLPEAGYKLGAWHDVAWYERSLGAQSASPSEPIPFEACRNEPWLEELLASASTPAS; the protein is encoded by the coding sequence ATGGACGCTTTCACGCTCTGTATCGCGGAGCCCTCCGATGGTAAGGCGATCGCGTCGGTCTATCGCCCGTACGTCGAGACGACGGCCACAACGTTCGAAGAGACGCCTCCGGCTCCCGAGGCCGTCGCGTCGGATATCCGAACGCGGCTCGAAACGCATCCGTGGTTCGTCGCCGAACACGACGATGACGTGCTCGGATACGCGTACGCGGCTCCGCTCCGAAAGCGAGACGCGTATCGGTGGACCGTCGAACTGTCGATATATCTCGACCGCGAGCGTCGGGGTCGAGGGTTCGGTTCGGCGCTGTACGCCGCGCTGTTGGAAACGCTCGATCGACAGGGGTTTAAGAGCGCCTACGGCGTCGTGACGCTGCCGAATCCCGAGAGTGTCGGCTTTCACGAGTCGTTCGGCTTCGAACGAGTCGGGGTCCTTCCCGAGGCGGGATACAAACTCGGCGCGTGGCACGACGTCGCTTGGTACGAGCGGTCCCTCGGTGCGCAGTCGGCGTCGCCTTCGGAGCCAATCCCGTTCGAGGCGTGTCGGAACGAGCCGTGGCTCGAGGAACTGCTCGCGTCTGCGAGCACCCCCGCCTCCTGA
- a CDS encoding NUDIX hydrolase → MNETDLAWRTLDSATDYECPGFDVVRDDVRLPDGTETDFHYVTEPPSVVILPFTEDGDVVVIHEWRHAVGRINYGLPAGGLEDEDDNVPAAARRELAEETGYEADRVERLATFEPANGLFDSTYHYVVAHGCVPNGEQQLDHNESIAVETTRFEELTAQAESGELRDGRSALAVLQYALRAGSSGDY, encoded by the coding sequence GCGACCGACTACGAGTGTCCCGGGTTCGACGTCGTTCGTGACGACGTTCGCCTTCCCGACGGAACCGAGACTGACTTTCACTACGTGACGGAACCGCCGTCAGTCGTGATCTTACCGTTCACCGAGGACGGAGACGTCGTCGTCATCCACGAGTGGCGACACGCGGTCGGACGGATCAACTACGGGCTTCCGGCGGGCGGGCTCGAAGACGAGGATGATAACGTTCCAGCCGCGGCTCGTCGAGAACTGGCCGAGGAGACCGGCTACGAGGCGGATCGCGTCGAACGGCTGGCGACGTTCGAGCCCGCGAACGGCCTCTTCGACTCGACGTATCACTACGTCGTCGCCCACGGCTGCGTCCCCAACGGGGAACAGCAGCTGGATCACAACGAATCGATCGCCGTCGAGACCACGAGGTTCGAAGAACTAACAGCGCAAGCCGAAAGCGGAGAATTGCGCGATGGCCGATCGGCGCTGGCCGTGCTTCAGTACGCCCTCCGAGCCGGATCGTCCGGCGATTACTGA
- a CDS encoding DMT family transporter: protein MSRARNLGLFVALSALWGLTFPAITIGLDSFPPLLFAAVRYDVAGVALLGFLVIRGVEWVPHTRSDGLAIATAGAFLIAGNSLLFIGQQTVPGGIASILYGLIPLLTAGFAAVLLPSEPITARRLLGVGMGLVGVGVIAQPDPGNLFSAELVGMGFVLAAGVSVALGSVLLRRLAPTLGIGAMTAWAMLVGGVVLHVGSFGIGERFADVTPTLLGALSVLYLAVLGSAVGYMIYFTLLAEFGPLEINLVSYVVPIFATLGGIVLLDEALTPAMIIGFGLIAGGFVVLKGRVLVTALGIGLD, encoded by the coding sequence ATGAGTCGGGCGCGAAACCTCGGTCTGTTCGTCGCGCTCTCCGCGCTCTGGGGACTCACGTTTCCCGCGATCACGATCGGTCTCGATTCGTTCCCACCGCTTCTGTTCGCGGCCGTCAGATACGACGTCGCCGGGGTCGCGCTGCTCGGGTTTCTCGTGATTCGGGGCGTCGAGTGGGTACCACACACTCGAAGCGACGGCCTGGCGATCGCGACCGCTGGGGCGTTTCTCATCGCCGGAAACAGCCTGCTGTTCATCGGTCAACAGACCGTTCCCGGCGGGATCGCCTCAATCCTCTACGGGCTCATCCCGCTCTTGACGGCAGGCTTCGCGGCGGTCCTGCTCCCGTCCGAACCGATCACCGCACGTCGACTGCTCGGCGTCGGGATGGGCCTCGTCGGCGTCGGCGTCATCGCACAGCCCGATCCGGGGAACCTGTTCTCCGCGGAGCTCGTCGGCATGGGGTTCGTGCTCGCCGCCGGCGTGAGCGTGGCTCTCGGGAGCGTGTTGCTCCGACGGCTCGCTCCGACGCTCGGGATCGGGGCAATGACCGCGTGGGCGATGCTCGTCGGCGGCGTCGTGCTTCACGTCGGTAGTTTCGGGATCGGCGAGCGGTTCGCAGACGTCACCCCGACGCTTCTCGGAGCCCTCTCGGTCCTGTACCTCGCCGTACTCGGCAGCGCTGTGGGCTACATGATCTACTTTACGCTCTTGGCAGAATTCGGCCCGCTCGAGATCAATCTGGTCTCCTACGTTGTGCCGATCTTCGCCACTCTCGGGGGTATCGTGCTACTCGATGAGGCGCTGACGCCCGCGATGATCATCGGTTTCGGCCTCATAGCCGGTGGATTCGTCGTGCTGAAGGGACGAGTTCTCGTCACAGCGTTGGGGATCGGCCTCGACTGA
- the ahbB gene encoding siroheme decarboxylase subunit beta, with product MTTPAIDGDDWRTDIDSVDAALIDGYQSGFPTVERPFRGVGESLGIDESEALERVTRLREAGIFRRFGAVLNPPVIGASTLAAVRAPEDRFEDVAATINEYRQVNHNYRRDHEWNMWFVVTAGSLDTRDRIIAEIEDRTDCSVLVLPMLTDFYIDLEFPVVNGDRFARESIDSTAVTATRISETATADLSALDRRLLLEIQDGFPLSATPYRDIAEEIGAPVGNVLTAIEGLLENGCIKRIGCVVNHVVTGFDANCMVVWDVPDAELDRLGETVGELPYVTLCYHRPRRPAQGWRYNLFTMIHGRESEVVDEKIDELAAEYLPFDHERLYSTETLKQTGARYDEIVSSGESSLHD from the coding sequence ATGACTACGCCGGCGATCGACGGTGACGACTGGCGGACGGACATCGACTCGGTCGACGCGGCGCTCATCGACGGCTACCAGTCGGGTTTTCCGACCGTGGAACGACCGTTCCGCGGCGTCGGGGAGTCGCTGGGAATCGACGAATCGGAGGCGCTCGAACGGGTGACTCGGCTCCGCGAGGCGGGGATATTCCGCCGTTTCGGGGCAGTTCTCAATCCGCCGGTCATCGGCGCGTCGACCCTCGCGGCGGTGCGAGCGCCGGAGGACCGTTTCGAGGACGTAGCGGCGACGATCAACGAGTACCGGCAAGTGAACCACAACTACCGACGCGATCACGAGTGGAACATGTGGTTCGTCGTGACGGCCGGATCGCTCGATACTCGCGATCGGATCATCGCCGAAATCGAGGATCGAACCGACTGTTCGGTGCTCGTGTTACCGATGCTGACCGACTTCTACATCGATCTGGAGTTTCCGGTCGTCAACGGCGATCGGTTCGCTCGGGAGTCGATCGATTCAACGGCCGTGACGGCGACGCGGATCTCCGAGACGGCGACGGCGGACCTCTCGGCGCTGGATCGGCGGCTGCTGCTCGAAATTCAGGACGGGTTCCCGCTCTCGGCGACGCCGTACCGGGATATCGCCGAAGAGATCGGTGCGCCCGTCGGCAACGTGTTGACCGCTATCGAGGGGCTCCTCGAGAACGGCTGTATCAAGCGCATCGGCTGTGTCGTCAATCACGTCGTGACTGGGTTCGACGCCAACTGCATGGTCGTCTGGGACGTGCCGGACGCCGAACTCGATCGATTGGGCGAGACGGTCGGCGAACTCCCGTACGTGACGCTGTGTTATCACCGGCCGCGGCGGCCAGCGCAGGGGTGGCGATACAATCTGTTTACGATGATCCACGGCCGCGAGTCCGAGGTCGTCGACGAGAAGATCGACGAGTTGGCGGCCGAGTACCTCCCGTTCGATCACGAGCGACTGTACTCGACGGAGACGTTGAAACAGACCGGCGCACGGTACGACGAGATCGTTAGCAGCGGTGAGTCATCACTCCACGACTGA
- a CDS encoding D-2-hydroxyacid dehydrogenase, whose translation MELLVLREGVHGIPTESYAEALRSRLDGHAIRYARTPDEEREAIPTADVVTGLRLDRSLLERADALDVFACAYVGTSHLPLDALAEHGVRVTNAAGVHTPNASEQAIGSMLAFSRRLHEAARADTWQPATPTELSGSTVTIVGLGAIGRGIAKRLEPFGVDTIGVRRTPESGGPTDEVLGPDSLHDALARSQFVVLCCPLTDETRGLVGPEELGTLPPDAVLVNVARGEVIDTDALVEYLRRGWIGGAALDVTDPEPLPDDHPLWGLNDALITPHSAGSTPAYYERLADIVAENVGRLDSGASLRNEVRIETSDDLE comes from the coding sequence ATGGAGCTACTCGTCCTCCGTGAGGGGGTTCACGGAATTCCCACGGAATCGTACGCCGAAGCGCTCCGGTCGCGGCTCGACGGACACGCGATCCGATACGCGCGAACGCCCGACGAGGAGCGCGAGGCGATCCCGACGGCCGACGTGGTCACCGGCCTCCGGCTCGACCGCTCCCTGCTGGAGCGCGCCGACGCGCTCGATGTCTTCGCGTGCGCGTACGTCGGCACCAGTCACCTCCCGCTCGACGCGCTCGCCGAGCACGGCGTCCGCGTGACGAACGCCGCGGGCGTCCACACACCGAACGCGTCCGAGCAGGCCATCGGGTCCATGCTCGCGTTTTCGCGCCGACTGCACGAGGCGGCGCGGGCGGACACCTGGCAGCCGGCCACGCCGACCGAACTCTCGGGATCGACCGTGACGATCGTCGGCCTGGGCGCCATCGGCCGAGGAATCGCGAAACGTCTCGAACCGTTCGGCGTGGACACGATCGGCGTGCGTCGAACGCCGGAATCGGGCGGCCCGACGGACGAGGTACTCGGACCGGATAGCCTCCACGACGCGCTCGCTCGCAGTCAATTCGTCGTCCTGTGTTGCCCGCTCACCGACGAAACGCGCGGGCTCGTCGGTCCCGAGGAGCTCGGAACGCTCCCGCCGGACGCTGTACTCGTCAACGTCGCCCGCGGCGAGGTAATCGACACGGATGCGCTGGTCGAGTACCTCCGCCGAGGGTGGATCGGCGGCGCGGCCCTCGACGTGACTGACCCCGAGCCGTTGCCGGACGACCACCCGCTGTGGGGGCTCAATGACGCGCTCATCACACCACACTCGGCCGGTTCGACGCCGGCGTACTACGAGCGACTCGCCGACATCGTCGCCGAGAACGTCGGCCGATTGGACTCCGGAGCATCGCTGCGAAACGAGGTCCGGATCGAAACAAGCGACGACCTCGAATAA